In Fundulus heteroclitus isolate FHET01 chromosome 18, MU-UCD_Fhet_4.1, whole genome shotgun sequence, a single genomic region encodes these proteins:
- the LOC105932566 gene encoding extracellular calcium-sensing receptor, translating into MIFAIEEINGNKDLLPNVAIGYRIYDNCASTLSSMRAVMALMNGDELTLGNSCSGQSAVHAIIGESESSSTIVLSRTTGPFQIPVISHSATCECLSNRMEYSSFFRTIASDLYQSRALAQLVRHFGWTWVGTVNSDSDYGNNGMAIFLSAAKEEGVCVEYTEKFDRAEPEKLKKVVEVIKKSTAKVIVGFLAHVEMNNLLEELSLHNITGLQFIGVEAWITAESLITPTSFSVLGGALGFAVQKANISGLDDFLVRGFWETDFLCNETSTETSLKTCKASQDFLELKDNDDDVTELRYSTNIYKAIYAVAHALHNILKCSDHQECKSPVEIKPWEVVEALKHVNFTTINGDKVWFDPTGAAVARYEVVNWQRGADHSVQFKPVGYYDASLPSGKKFVLNTEAIMWPGGTKQLPVSVCSESCHPGTHKVLQKGKPVCCFDCIPCPVGEFSNTTDSVDCKKCPEAYWSNQNRDACLPKNIEFLSFVEVMGKILVFFTLLGVLLTLIAATLFLINKDTPLVKANNSELSFLLLFSLSLCFLCSLTFIGKPTEWSCMLRHTAFGITFVLCISCILGKTIVVLMAFKATLPGNNVMKWFGPAQQRLTVLIFTFIQVIICILWLTISPPFPLKNMTYYMENIILECALGSPFGFWAVLGYIGLLALLCFVLAFLARKLPDSFNEAKHITFSMLIFCAVWLTFIPAYVSSPGKFTVAVEIFAILASSYGILFCIFAPKCFILVLKPELNTKKQLLGKTQG; encoded by the exons ATGATATTtgctattgaagaaataaatggaaataagGATCTTCTTCCTAATGTTGCTATTGGATATCGAATTTATGACAATTGTGCATCGACATTATCCTCAATGCGTGCAGTAATGGCTCTGATGAATGGGGATGAGTTGACTTTGGGAAATAGTTGCTCTGGACAATCAGCAGTTCATGCTATTATTGGAGAGTCTGAATCTTCTTCAACTATTGTCCTTTCCCGCACCACAGGACCATTCCAAATTCCGGTG ATAAGTCATTCAGCCACTTGTGAGTGTTTGAGCAATAGAATGGAGTATTCCTCTTTTTTTCGAACAATTGCAAGTGATCTGTACCAAAGCCGTGCACTTGCACAGCTGGTCAGACACTTTGGTTGGACCTGGGTCGGAACAGTAAACAGTGACAGTGATTACGGCAACAATGGGATGGCcatctttctctctgctgcAAAAGAGGAAGGGGTGTGTGTGGAATACACAGAGAAATTTGACAGAGCAGAGCcagaaaaactcaaaaaagtGGTAGAGGTGATTAAAAAGAGCACCGCTAAGGTGATTGTTGGATTTCTTGCCCATGTAGAAATGAATAACCTGTTAGAGGAGTTGAGTCTCCACAACATTACAGGCCTGCAGTTCATTGGGGTAGAGGCGTGGATCACTGCTGAAAGCCTTATAACTCCTACTAGCTTTAGTGTGCTGGGAGGTGCATTAGGATTTGCAGTGCAAAAGGCCAACATCAGCGGCTTGGACGATTTTCTAGTTAGAGGTTTCTGGGAAACAGACTTTTTGTGCAATGAGACAAGCACAGAGACAAGCCTAAAAACTTGCAAAGCAAGCCAGGATTTCTTAGAGCTTAAAGATAATGACGATGATGTGACAGAGCTAAGATACTCCACTAATATCTACAAAGCCATCTATGCCGTAGCACATGCTCTGCATAACATCTTGAAGTGTTCCGATCATCAAGAGTGTAAGAGTCCTGTTGAGATCAAGCCATGGGAG GTAGTAGAGGCTTTGAAGCATGTGAACTTCACTACTATCAATGGAGACAAAGTGTGGTTCGATCCTACTGGGGCCGCTGTTGCCAGGTATGAGGTGGTGAACTGGCAGCGTGGAGCAGATCATTCGGTTCAGTTTAAACCTGTTGGTTACTATGATGCTTCACTACCTTCTGGCAAGAAATTTGTTCTTAATACAGAGGCTATAATGTGGCCAGGGGGAACTAAACAG ttACCTGTTTCAGTTTGCAGTGAAAGCTGTCATCCAGGAACCCATAAAGTCCTTCAGAAAGGAAAACCTGTGTGCTGCTTTGATTGCATACCATGTCCTGTTGGGGAATTTAGCAACACCACAG atTCTGTTGACTGCAAAAAGTGTCCTGAAGCATACTGGTCCAATCAGAATAGAGATGCATGTTTACCAAAAAACATTGAGTTTCTCTCCTTCGTTGAAGTTATGGGCAAAATACTAGTATTTTTCACTTTGCTTGGTGTTCTGCTAACTTTAATAGCAGCGACACTGTTTTTAATCAATAAGGACACTCCACTAGTGAAAGCAAACAACTCTGAACTAAGCTTCCTGTTGCTCTTCTCCTTGTCTCTCTGTTTCCTGTGTTCTTTAACATTTATTGGCAAACCCACTGAGTGGTCCTGCATGTTGCGACACACAGCATTCGGCATCACCTTCGTTCTTTGCATTTCTTGTATTCTTGGAAAAACAATAGTGGTTCTGATGGCCTTTAAAGCAACTCTTCCAGGTAACAATGTGATGAAATGGTTTGGGCCTGCACAGCAGAGACTCACTGTTTTGATTTTCACTTTTATACAGGTCATTATTTGCATCCTATGGTTAACAATAAGTCCcccttttcctttaaaaaatatgacataCTATATGGAGAATATAATCCTTGAGTGTGCTCTGGGATCACCTTTCGGGTTTTGGGCTGTGTTAGGCTATATTGGACTTCTTGCCTTACTGTGTTTTGTCCTTGCTTTCTTAGCCAGAAAGTTGCCAGATAGCTTCAATGAAGCTAAACACATCACCTTCAGCATGTTGATTTTCTGTGCAGTCTGGCTCACCTTCATCCCAGCTTATGTTAGCTCACCTGGGAAATTTACTGTAGCAGTTGAGATATTTGCCATTCTAGCATCAAGTTATGGGATACTATTTTGTATATTTGCACCAAAATGCTTTATTCTTGTCCTGAAACCTGAGCTGaacacaaagaaacaactgCTTGGAAAAACACAAGGTTAA
- the LOC105920870 gene encoding extracellular calcium-sensing receptor-like, whose amino-acid sequence MIFAIEEINNSTELLPGIKLGYEIYDSCASVSMAMHVAFQLSNRPDPVFQIGDNCSQSGVVMGVIGDSGSTPSISMSRIFGPFSIPLVSHFATCACLSDKEQYPTFFRTIPSDHYQADAMAKLVKHFGWTWIGAVHSDSDYGRNGMASFLEAAHREGICVEYIESFYRTDPKSKIQRVADVIRRSTAITVVAFMADGDIKFLFEELDQHRPPPRQWIGSEGWVTDPQLMRFSFCAGAIGVAIQQSIIPGFRDFLLDLSPSEVAASPALTEFWEDTFNCSLKKATSAKKKLCDGTEDLKTLKIPYTETSKFRIANMVYKAVYAIAHAIHNALCQKYNFTTYCKRQTNLSLNQVLSELKKVNFTQNGYHVSFDVNGDPVAAYEVVNWQNSESGVIELVTVGYYDASLPKGQEFRINRKLTWVDGNKEVPVSVCSESCPPGTRKVLQKGKPICCYDCMPCPEGEISNMTDSLDCIPCPREFWPNSNRDACFPKPVEFLSFNEVLGIILEVFSISGACLAIITGMVFFHHRTTPIVRANNSELSFLLLFSLTLCFLCSLTFIGAPSNWSCMLRHTAFGITFVLCISCVLGKTIVVLMAFKATLPGSNAMKWFGPLQQRMTVVSVTFIQVIICTVWLVVSPPFSVQNLTTYKEKIILECALGSAVGFWAVLGYIGLLAVFCFVLAVLARKLPDNFNEAKMITFSMLIFCAVWVTFIPAYVSSPGKFTVAVEIFAILASSFGLILCIFAPKCLIILFQPEKNTKKFLMGKNQT is encoded by the exons ATGATATTTGCAATCGAGGAGATCAACAACAGCACGGAGCTGCTGCCTGGGATCAAACTTGGCTATGAGATATATGACTCGTGTGCCTCTGTGTCCATGGCCATGCATGTTGCATTTCAGCTTTCAAACCGGCCGGACCCTGTATTTCAGATAGGCGATAATTGTTCTCAGTCAGGTGTGGTAATGGGCGTAATTGGTGACTCTGGGTCGACACCATCTATAAGCATGTCACGTATCTTTGGACCGTTCAGCATTCCTCTG gtgagcCACTTTGCCACTTGTGCCTGCCTGTCAGATAAAGAGCAGTACCCAACATTTTTCAGAACAATTCCCAGTGACCATTACCAAGCTGATGCGATGGCCAAACTGGTGAAACACTTTGGTTGGACTTGGATAGGAGCTGTCCACTCTGACTCAGATTATGGAAGAAATGGCATGGCGTCTTTTCTGGAAGCAGCACACAGAGAAGGGATCTGCGTAGAATACATTGAATCCTTCTATCGGACTGACCCAAAGAGCAAGATACAAAGAGTAGCTGATGTTATCCGCAG GTCAACAGCAATCACTGTAGTGGCATTCATGGCCGATGGTGATATAAAATTCCTGTTTGAAGAGCTGGATCAACATCGTCCTCCACCTCGTCAGTGGATTGGAAGTGAGGGCTGGGTAACAGACCCTCAATTAATGAGGTTCAGTTTCTGTGCAGGGGCAATTGGAGTTGCCATTCAGCAATCCATCATCCCCGGCTTTAGAGACTTCCTGCTGGATCTTTCTCCCTCTGAAGTGGCTGCTTCCCCAGCGTTGACAGAGTTTTGGGAGGATACATTCAACTGCAGCTTAAAAAAAG ctaCCTCAGCAAAAAAGAAGTTGTGTGATGGAACTGAAGACTTAAAGACACTTAAGATACCGTACACTGAAACGTCGAAATTTAGAATTGCTAACATGGTGTACAAGGCTGTTTATGCTATAGCACATGCTATTCACAATGCACTGTGtcaaaaatataactttacaaCTTActgtaaaagacaaacaaatttATCGTTAAATCAG GTTTTGTCTGAGCTAAAGAAAGTCAACTTTACCCAAAATGGTTACCATGTATCTTTTGATGTTAATGGAGACCCTGTGGCTGCTTACGAGGTTGTCAATTGGCAGAACAGTGAGAGTGGTGTAATTGAGCTGGTAACCGTGGGGTACTACGATGCATCACTGCCAAAGGGCCAGGAGTTTCGTATTAACAGGAAGTTGACCTGGGTGGATGGAAACAAGGAA GTACCAGTTTCAGTATGCTCTGAGAGTTGTCCTCCGGGGACTCGTAAAGTGTTGCAGAAAGGAAAACCCATCTGCTGCTATGATTGTATGCCATGTCCTGAAGGAGAGATCAGTAATATGACAG ATTCTCTTGATTGCATCCCATGTCCGAGGGAATTCTGGCCTAACTCAAACAGAGATGCTTGTTTCCCCAAACCTGTGGAGTTTCTTTCCTTCAATGAAGTGCTGGGAATTATTCTCGAAGTATTCTCTATCAGTGGGGCCTGTCTTGCCATCATAACAGGAATGGTTTTCTTTCATCACAGGACAACTCCAATTGTCAGAGCCAACAACTCTGAGCTGAGTTTCCTGCTGCTCTTCTCTCTGACTCTGTGTTTCTTATGTTCTTTAACTTTCATCGGAGCACCTTCTAACTGGTCCTGCATGCTACGACACACAGCATTTGGCATCACCTTTGTTCTATGCATCTCCTGTGTTCTTGGGAAAACTATAGTGGTTTTAATGGCATTCAAAGCTACACTTCCAGGTAGTAATGCCATGAAATGGTTTGGTCCCCTACAACAAAGAATGACTGTAGTGTCTGTCACTTTTATTCAAGTTATAATATGTACTGTGTGGTTGGTTGTGAGTCCTCCTTTCTCAGTGCAAAATCTAACCACATACAAGGAGAAGATCATCCTGGAATGTGCATTAGGCTCTGCTGTTGGCTTCTGGGCTGTGCTCGGCTACATCGGCCTACTggctgttttttgctttgtgttaGCTGTTCTAGCTCGGAAACTACCTGATAATTTTAACGAAGCCAAAATGATAACCTTCAGCATGTTGATATTCTGTGCAGTCTGGGTCACATTCATCCCAGCATATGTCAGCTCTCCAGGAAAATTTACTGTGGCAGTTGAGATATTTGCCATTCTGGCCTCCAGCTTTGGACTGATACTGTGCATATTTGCTCCAAAGTGTctcattattttgtttcaacCAGAGAAGAACACTAAGAAATTTTTAATGGGCAAAAATCAAACATAA